The genomic region GGCGGTGCTCGTCCGCCCACAGCACGAACGAGCGCGCACCGCTGCCCCGTGCCGCCCGGTAGGCGGGTATCCCGCCCGGCGGCAGTTCGCGCTCCACGTACGCCGCCACGCACTCGGGGCCCGGGCCGTCCGCGCACAGCACCTGATGCCCCACCGGACCGGCGGCGCCGCCCCCGGCCGGCCCCTCGCCCCGTGGCGCGGGCACCATCCTCAGTACGCTGCTCACCGCTGTGCCCCTCCGTGGTGTGTCAGACCGGCCTGAGAGGATCCGTGCGTGGAACCCCCCGAGCCCTTTCCCGAACTCTTCCCCGGACCGCGGCCGGAAGCCGCCCGTCGCGAGGGCCGGCGCCCGGTGAGGTGCGCCCTCTGCGGGCGGCCCCTCACCGGAGCCGAATCACGCCGCACGGGGCTGGGCCCCGCCTGTGACGCCAAGCTGCACCCCCCGGGCCCGGACATCCGGACCCGCCGCCACGAGGTCGACCAGGACACGCTGCCCGGCACCTGACCGACCCGGACGCTGGGCCTACGCGCCGTCGAGACGGCGGAACAGCCCCTCCTGCACCACGGACACCAGCAGCTGCCCCTGACGGTCGTAGATCCGCCCCCTGGCCAGCCCGCGGCCACCCGTGGCGATCGGCGACTCCTGGTCGTAGAGGAACCACTCGTCCGCACGGAACGGCCGGTGGAACCACATGGCGTGGTCCAGCGACGCCATGTCGAAGCCGCGCGGGCCCCAGAGGGGCTCGACCGGGATCCGGACCGCGTCCAGCAGCGTCATGTCGCTCGCGTACGTCAGCGCGCACGTGTGCACGAGCGGGTCGTCACCCAGGGGGCCGACCGCGCGCATCCAGACCGCGCTGCGCGGGTCCGCGTCCCTGACCTCGTCCGGCGTCCAGCGCAGCCGGTCGACATAGCGGATGTCGAAGGGCTGGCGGCGGGCCATCCGCTCCAGCGCCTCCGGCAGACCGCCCAGGTGCTCGCGCACCTCGTCGGCGACCGTCGGCAGCTCCTCCGGACCGGGCACGACGCGGGCCGGCGGCAGCTGGTGCTCGAAGCCGGCCTCCTCCGGGCGGTGGAAGGACGCCGTCAGATTGAAGATCGTCCGGCCCTGCTGCACAGCCGTGACCCGGCGCGTGGTGAAGGACCGGCCGTCCCGCACCCGCTCCACGTCGTAGACGATCGGCACGCCGGGACGCCCCGGACGCAGGAAGTAGGCGTGCAGCGAGTGGACGGGACGGTCCCCGTCGGTCGTGCGGCCGGCCGCGACCAGCGCCTGGCCCGCGACCTGCCCGCCGAAGACCCGTTGCAGGGACTCCTCGGGGCTGCGGCCACGGAAGATGTTGACCTCGATCCGCTCCAGGTCGAGCAGATCGACCAGGCTGTCGGCGGGGTTCGTCATGCGGTTCTTCTCCACTCTCCTGGCCGGTGCGCCGTCACAGCTGGCCCACGGCCGTGACCCGGACGACCGCCCGGCCCTCCTCGTCGGAGGCCGCGAGATCGACCTCCGCACGAATTCCCCAGTCATGGTCCCCAGCCGGGTCGGCGAAGGCCTGCCACACCCGCCAGAGACCGTGCTCCTGGTCCTCGTCGATCTTCAGCAGCTTCGGGCCACGCGCGTCCGGGCCCGTACCCAGCTCCTCGTGCGCTTCCCAGTAGTCGTCCATCGCCTCGCCCCAGGCGTCCTCGTCCCACCCGGAGTCGGCGTCCAGCTCGCCCAGGTCACGCACCCGGTCCAGCGCGGCCAGCTCCACCCGGCGGAACATCGCGTTGCGCACCAGCACGCGGAAGGCACGGGCGTTGGCCGTCACCGGCTTGACCTCGTCCGCCCGCTCCTGCGCCTGCTCGGCCGTCTCCACCTCCGGGTTGGCCAGCTGCTCCCACTCGTCCAGCAGGCTGGAGTCCACCTGACGCACCATCTCGCCCAGCCAGGCGATCAGGTCCTCCAGGTCCTCCGACTTCAGGTCGTCGGGGATGGTGTGCTCAAGGGCCTTGTACGCGCTCGCCAGGTACCGCAGGACGATGCCCTCGGTGCGGGCCAGCTCGTAGTTCGAGGTGAACTCCGTGAAGGTCATGGCCCGTTCGTACATGTCACGGATCACCGACTTCGGCGACACGGGGTGGTCGCCGACCCACGGGTGGCTCGTGCGGTACACGTCGTACGCGTGCCAGAGCAGCTCGCTCAGCGGCTTGGGGTACGTGACCTCCTGGAGCAACTCCATCCGCTCCTCGTACTCGACACCGTCCGCCTTCATCTGCCCGACGGCCTCGCCCCGCGCCTTGTTCTGCTGGGCGGCCAGGATCTGCCTCGGGTCGTCGAGCGTCGACTCGACGACCGAGACCATGTCCAGGGCGTACGAGGGGGAATCGGCGTCCAGCAGGTCGAAGGCGGCCAGCGCGAACGTGGACAGCGGCTGGTTCAGCGCGAAGTCCTGCTGGAGGTCGACGGTGAGCCGCACGATCCTGCCCTCGGCGTCGGGCTTGTCGAGCTGTTCCACCACACCGCCGTCGAGCAGCGAGCGGTAGATCGCGATGGCCCGGCGGATGTGCCTCAGCTGTGCCTTGCGCGGCTCGTGGTTGTCCTCGAGCAGATGACGCATCGCCTCGAAGGCGTTGCCCGGGCGGGCGATCACGGAGAGCAGCATCGTGTGCGTGACCCGGAAGCG from Streptomyces sp. QL37 harbors:
- a CDS encoding DUF6011 domain-containing protein; its protein translation is MEPPEPFPELFPGPRPEAARREGRRPVRCALCGRPLTGAESRRTGLGPACDAKLHPPGPDIRTRRHEVDQDTLPGT
- a CDS encoding acyl-CoA thioesterase II, translated to MTNPADSLVDLLDLERIEVNIFRGRSPEESLQRVFGGQVAGQALVAAGRTTDGDRPVHSLHAYFLRPGRPGVPIVYDVERVRDGRSFTTRRVTAVQQGRTIFNLTASFHRPEEAGFEHQLPPARVVPGPEELPTVADEVREHLGGLPEALERMARRQPFDIRYVDRLRWTPDEVRDADPRSAVWMRAVGPLGDDPLVHTCALTYASDMTLLDAVRIPVEPLWGPRGFDMASLDHAMWFHRPFRADEWFLYDQESPIATGGRGLARGRIYDRQGQLLVSVVQEGLFRRLDGA